The Streptococcus sp. S5 genome contains a region encoding:
- a CDS encoding type 1 glutamine amidotransferase, whose translation MKVHFVLHETFEVPGAYLKWAQERGHQVTTTKVYENEALPETVDEIDFLIVMGGPQSPDEDRETFPYYDPQAEIELIQKAMKADRYIVGVCLGAQLLSVAYGAEYEHSPEREIGVYPVNLTPEGLTDLHVGEFGATLETGHWHGDMPGLTEDAVVLATSQGCPRQIIRFSPKHYAFQAHLEFDPEAVDLLIAADGEDVLEEQSQNLTFVQKPEAIRVYDYREMNAKLYAFLDSLTN comes from the coding sequence ATGAAGGTACATTTTGTACTGCATGAAACCTTTGAAGTGCCGGGAGCTTATCTAAAATGGGCACAGGAGCGTGGCCATCAAGTGACCACGACTAAAGTCTATGAAAATGAAGCCCTACCAGAGACAGTGGATGAGATCGACTTCTTAATTGTGATGGGAGGTCCTCAATCGCCAGATGAAGATCGGGAAACTTTTCCATACTATGATCCTCAGGCAGAGATCGAGTTGATTCAAAAAGCCATGAAGGCAGATCGTTATATTGTTGGGGTCTGTCTTGGTGCCCAGCTCCTGTCTGTTGCTTATGGCGCAGAGTATGAACACAGCCCTGAGCGCGAGATTGGGGTTTATCCTGTGAACTTGACGCCTGAAGGACTCACAGATCTGCATGTCGGTGAGTTTGGAGCAACTCTTGAAACCGGTCACTGGCATGGTGATATGCCCGGATTGACAGAAGATGCTGTTGTTCTTGCGACCAGTCAAGGCTGTCCACGTCAGATTATTCGCTTTAGTCCGAAACACTATGCCTTCCAAGCCCACTTGGAATTTGATCCAGAAGCAGTTGATCTCTTGATTGCTGCTGACGGTGAAGATGTTTTGGAAGAACAAAGCCAAAACCTGACCTTTGTTCAAAAACCTGAAGCCATTCGTGTTTACGATTATCGAGAAATGAATGCCAAACTCTATGCGTTTTTGGATTCATTAACAAATTAA
- a CDS encoding chloride channel protein: protein MKVRLQSLPYGLRLLLATLSLGIGTGLVGIACHYLLEGVQGLAFGQDTSDLLQQFQEAGGLRRFLVLCVTGCLAAGFWYVLQKRYKILSIRQQIDFAGDRDPALLAHLLHAGMQVAIVGAGASVGKEGAPREVGALLAGRLAKGFSLALKERKVLIACGAGAGLAAVYQVPFASSLFVFETLGLAYSWQNFLLVLTSTYLATWVAQSIVGQEAVYHLSAVSWSASGFLQAIVIAFLVTPLALVFAFLAKRASHKRRKDRTILWALPLAFLVLGSLVAFFPIFMGNGQVLAQALLSSQSIPYLPLTLAVKGLMVYLLLRNGAYGGTLTPSFALGIGSGYLVTLLLTVLGIHLDPALGMLLGATVFLGTTLEAPLTAIALSLGFTGQTWSLTIPLVLAAGLSYVIRKRWEKKR, encoded by the coding sequence ATGAAAGTACGACTCCAAAGTCTACCCTACGGACTGAGGTTGCTTCTAGCCACCTTATCATTAGGGATTGGGACGGGCCTGGTCGGAATTGCCTGCCATTATCTACTGGAAGGGGTGCAAGGACTGGCCTTTGGCCAAGATACATCGGATTTGCTCCAGCAATTTCAAGAAGCTGGAGGTCTCCGTAGATTCCTGGTCTTGTGTGTGACTGGGTGCTTGGCAGCTGGCTTCTGGTATGTCCTGCAAAAGCGTTATAAGATCCTGTCTATTCGTCAGCAAATTGACTTTGCTGGAGACAGGGATCCAGCACTCTTAGCCCACCTCCTTCATGCAGGGATGCAGGTGGCAATTGTTGGAGCAGGCGCATCGGTCGGAAAAGAAGGAGCCCCACGTGAGGTCGGGGCTCTTCTAGCTGGTCGCTTGGCGAAGGGATTCTCACTAGCTCTCAAAGAGCGAAAAGTCTTGATCGCCTGTGGGGCTGGAGCTGGTTTGGCTGCGGTCTATCAGGTTCCCTTTGCCAGTAGCTTGTTTGTCTTTGAGACCCTGGGACTTGCCTATAGTTGGCAGAACTTTCTACTAGTTTTGACCAGTACTTATCTGGCCACCTGGGTCGCTCAGTCCATCGTTGGTCAGGAGGCCGTTTATCACCTGTCCGCAGTCTCATGGTCGGCTAGCGGCTTCTTACAGGCTATTGTGATTGCTTTCTTGGTCACTCCCTTGGCTCTGGTCTTTGCTTTCCTAGCCAAGCGGGCTAGTCACAAACGGCGGAAGGATAGGACGATTCTTTGGGCTCTTCCTCTAGCCTTTCTAGTGCTGGGGAGCCTAGTAGCCTTTTTCCCTATCTTTATGGGAAATGGCCAGGTACTAGCGCAAGCCCTCTTGTCTAGCCAGTCGATTCCTTATCTTCCATTGACTCTTGCAGTGAAGGGGCTTATGGTTTACCTCCTCTTGCGCAATGGTGCTTATGGGGGTACCTTGACACCATCATTTGCCCTTGGGATTGGTTCTGGCTACCTAGTGACCTTGCTTTTGACAGTCCTTGGGATTCATCTGGATCCTGCTCTAGGGATGTTACTAGGAGCGACAGTCTTTTTAGGGACGACCCTAGAAGCTCCTCTGACAGCCATTGCCCTGAGCCTTGGATTTACAGGCCAAACTTGGAGTTTGACAATCCCGCTGGTACTTGCAGCTGGTCTGTCTTATGTGATTCGAAAGAGATGGGAGAAGAAACGATGA
- a CDS encoding purine-nucleoside phosphorylase, producing the protein MTLLAKINETAAFLKDKGMEAPEFGLILGSGLGELAEEIENPVVVDYSDIPNWGRSTVVGHAGKLVYGDLAGRKVLALQGRFHFYEGNPLEVVTFPVRVMKVLGCEGVLVTNAAGGIGFGPGTLMAITDHINMTGQNPLIGENLDDFGPRFPDMSKAYTPEYRETAHKVADKLGIKLDDGVYIGVTGPTYETPAEIRAFKTLGADAVGMSTVPEVIVAAHSGLKVLGISCITNFAAGFQEELNHEEVVEVTERVKGDFKGLLKAILAEL; encoded by the coding sequence ATGACATTGTTAGCAAAAATCAATGAAACAGCTGCTTTCTTGAAGGACAAAGGAATGGAAGCGCCTGAGTTTGGCTTGATCCTTGGATCAGGTTTGGGTGAACTGGCTGAAGAAATCGAAAATCCAGTCGTAGTAGACTACTCTGACATTCCAAACTGGGGACGTTCGACAGTTGTCGGCCACGCTGGTAAGTTGGTTTATGGTGATCTTGCTGGACGTAAAGTTTTGGCTCTTCAAGGTCGTTTCCACTTCTACGAAGGAAACCCATTGGAAGTGGTGACTTTCCCAGTTCGTGTCATGAAAGTGTTGGGATGTGAAGGAGTGCTAGTAACCAACGCTGCTGGTGGTATCGGCTTCGGTCCTGGTACCTTGATGGCTATTACTGACCACATCAATATGACTGGTCAAAACCCATTGATCGGTGAAAACTTGGATGACTTTGGTCCACGTTTCCCAGATATGTCTAAAGCTTACACACCTGAATACCGTGAGACAGCCCACAAAGTAGCTGACAAATTGGGTATCAAATTGGATGATGGGGTTTATATCGGTGTGACTGGTCCTACCTATGAAACTCCAGCTGAAATCCGTGCGTTTAAGACTCTTGGTGCAGATGCTGTCGGTATGTCAACGGTTCCTGAAGTCATTGTTGCAGCGCATTCTGGCTTGAAGGTTCTTGGTATTTCATGTATTACCAACTTTGCGGCTGGTTTCCAAGAAGAGCTCAACCACGAAGAAGTAGTGGAAGTGACTGAGCGCGTCAAAGGCGACTTCAAAGGTTTGCTAAAAGCGATCCTTGCTGAACTCTAA
- a CDS encoding DUF1697 domain-containing protein, producing MMRFALLVRGINVGGKNKVVMAQLRQELMELGLEQVETYINSGNIFFTTDLSRSQLVECLSTFFEKHYPFIQRFSLLSREDYEAECANLPQWWPEEMARKDVLFYTEGLDRESVEEKLLALKLGDEVLHLGKTAVFWGKFSEASYAKTAYHKHLMKMPFYRQITIRNVNTFDKIGRLLKK from the coding sequence ATGATGCGCTTTGCTCTCCTCGTAAGAGGAATCAATGTTGGCGGCAAAAACAAAGTGGTCATGGCTCAACTTCGTCAAGAATTGATGGAGCTGGGATTGGAACAAGTGGAAACCTATATCAACAGTGGCAATATCTTCTTTACGACAGATCTTTCTCGATCTCAGTTAGTAGAGTGCCTGTCTACTTTCTTTGAGAAACACTATCCCTTCATCCAGCGCTTTTCTCTTCTGAGTCGTGAAGACTATGAAGCAGAATGTGCAAACCTACCGCAATGGTGGCCAGAAGAGATGGCTCGCAAGGATGTGCTCTTTTACACCGAGGGCTTGGATAGGGAATCCGTAGAAGAAAAGTTGCTTGCTTTGAAGCTAGGCGATGAAGTGCTTCACCTTGGCAAAACAGCGGTTTTTTGGGGGAAATTCTCAGAAGCAAGCTACGCTAAAACCGCCTACCACAAACATCTGATGAAGATGCCTTTCTATCGCCAAATTACTATTCGCAACGTTAACACCTTTGACAAAATTGGTAGATTACTTAAGAAATAA
- a CDS encoding phosphopentomutase: protein MSKFKRMHLVVLDSVGIGAAPDANNFVNAGVPDGASDTLGHISKTVGLNVPNMAKIGLGNIPREVPLKTVPAESNPTGYATKLQEVSLGKDTMTGHWEIMGLNITEPFDTFWNGFPEEIITKIEEFSGRKVIREANKPYSGTAVIDDFGPRQMETGELIIYTSADPVLQIAAHEDIIPLDELYRICEYARSITLERPALLGRIIARPYVGEPGNFTRTANRRDLAVSPFAPTVLDKLNEAGIDTYAVGKINDIFNGAGINHDMGHNKSNSHGMDTLIKTMGLPEFQEGFSFTNLVDFDALYGHRRNAHGYRDCLHEFDERLPEIIAAMREDDLLMITADHGNDPTYAGTDHTREYIPFLAYSPSFKGNGVIPVGHFADISATVAENFGVEKAMIGESFLDKLV, encoded by the coding sequence ATGTCAAAATTTAAACGCATGCACTTAGTTGTGCTGGATTCAGTTGGGATCGGTGCTGCACCAGATGCCAATAACTTTGTCAATGCAGGAGTTCCAGATGGAGCATCTGATACTTTGGGACACATCTCTAAAACCGTCGGTTTGAATGTACCAAACATGGCGAAAATCGGTCTTGGAAATATTCCTCGTGAAGTACCATTGAAGACTGTGCCAGCTGAAAGCAACCCAACTGGTTATGCGACAAAATTACAAGAAGTCTCTCTTGGGAAAGACACCATGACTGGACACTGGGAAATCATGGGGCTCAACATTACAGAACCGTTTGATACCTTCTGGAATGGTTTCCCTGAAGAAATTATTACAAAGATTGAAGAATTCTCAGGACGTAAGGTCATCCGTGAAGCTAACAAACCTTATTCTGGTACAGCGGTCATCGATGACTTTGGTCCACGTCAAATGGAAACTGGTGAGTTGATCATTTATACATCAGCAGACCCTGTTCTTCAAATCGCAGCTCACGAAGACATCATTCCTTTGGATGAACTCTACCGTATCTGTGAATACGCTCGTTCCATCACTTTGGAACGTCCAGCTCTTCTAGGCCGTATCATTGCTCGTCCTTATGTTGGGGAACCTGGAAACTTCACACGTACAGCCAACCGTCGTGACTTAGCTGTTTCACCATTTGCGCCAACTGTTTTGGATAAGTTGAACGAAGCGGGTATCGATACCTATGCAGTTGGTAAGATCAACGATATCTTCAACGGAGCTGGTATCAACCACGATATGGGCCACAACAAATCAAATAGCCACGGTATGGATACCTTGATTAAGACCATGGGACTTCCTGAGTTCCAAGAAGGGTTCTCATTTACCAACTTGGTAGACTTTGATGCTCTTTACGGCCACCGTCGCAATGCTCACGGCTACCGCGATTGCTTGCATGAGTTCGATGAGCGTTTGCCTGAAATCATCGCAGCCATGCGTGAAGATGACCTCTTGATGATTACGGCTGACCATGGTAACGACCCAACCTACGCTGGTACTGACCATACGCGTGAATACATCCCATTCTTGGCTTATAGCCCATCTTTCAAAGGCAATGGCGTGATTCCGGTTGGCCACTTTGCGGATATCTCAGCTACTGTGGCGGAAAACTTTGGTGTTGAGAAAGCCATGATCGGAGAAAGCTTCTTAGATAAATTGGTTTAA
- the rpiA gene encoding ribose-5-phosphate isomerase RpiA has protein sequence MVNLKEQVGIKAAEFVKDGMIVGLGTGSTAYYFVAELGRRIKEEGLQITAVTTSSVTYDQAESLGIPLKAIDDVEVVDVTVDGADEVDPQLNGIKGGGGALLMEKIVATNSKDCIWIVDESKQVATLGAFKLPVEVVQYGAENLFRHFEQKGYHPAFRLADDQRFVTDQGNFILDLDLKVIEDAEALANELDHTVGVVEHGLFLNMISKVIVGTPDGPVIIEK, from the coding sequence ATGGTAAACCTAAAAGAACAGGTAGGAATTAAAGCGGCTGAGTTTGTCAAAGACGGCATGATTGTCGGTCTCGGTACAGGGTCAACTGCTTATTATTTTGTGGCTGAATTGGGTCGTCGCATCAAAGAAGAAGGCCTGCAGATCACAGCTGTCACAACGTCGAGTGTGACCTATGATCAGGCTGAAAGTTTAGGCATCCCGCTCAAGGCTATCGACGATGTCGAAGTGGTCGATGTGACAGTGGATGGCGCAGATGAAGTGGATCCTCAATTAAACGGGATCAAAGGTGGCGGTGGTGCTCTCCTCATGGAAAAAATCGTCGCAACCAATTCAAAAGATTGCATTTGGATCGTGGATGAATCCAAACAAGTTGCAACTCTTGGTGCTTTCAAACTTCCAGTGGAAGTAGTGCAATACGGGGCTGAAAATCTTTTCCGTCATTTTGAGCAAAAAGGCTACCATCCTGCTTTCCGTCTCGCGGATGACCAACGTTTTGTCACCGACCAAGGCAACTTCATCCTTGACTTGGATCTCAAGGTAATCGAGGATGCAGAAGCTCTAGCCAATGAATTGGATCACACCGTAGGCGTCGTAGAGCACGGTTTATTCTTGAACATGATTTCAAAAGTGATTGTAGGGACACCAGATGGCCCTGTCATCATAGAAAAATAG
- the mnmE gene encoding tRNA uridine-5-carboxymethylaminomethyl(34) synthesis GTPase MnmE, with the protein MITKEFDTIAAISTPLGEGAIGIVRLSGTDSFAIAQKIFKGKDLSKVASHTLNYGHIVDPDKDEILDEVMVGAMRSPKTFTREDIIEINTHGGIAVTNEILQLVIREGARLAEPGEFTKRAFLNGRVDLTQAEAVMDIIRAKTDKAMNIAVKQLDGSLSYLINNTRQEILNTLAQVEVNIDYPEYDDVEEATTEIIREKTSEFEALLTNLLKTARRGKILREGISTAIIGRPNVGKSSLLNNLLREEKAIVTDIEGTTRDVIEEYVNINGVPLKLVDTAGIRETEDIVEQIGVERSKKALKEADLVLLVLNASEPLTDQDRQLLEISQDSNRIILLNKVDLPEKIEIDQLPEDHIKISVLKNQNIDQIEDRINALFFENAGLVEQDATYLSNARHISLIEKAVESLQAVNEGLALGMPVDLLQVDLTRTWEILGEITGDAAPDELITQLFSQFCLGK; encoded by the coding sequence ATGATTACTAAAGAATTTGATACCATTGCTGCCATCTCGACTCCTCTCGGTGAGGGGGCGATCGGTATCGTCCGATTGAGCGGGACAGACAGCTTTGCCATTGCGCAAAAGATCTTCAAAGGGAAAGATTTAAGCAAGGTCGCTAGCCACACCCTCAACTACGGTCATATCGTGGATCCAGATAAGGACGAGATTCTCGACGAAGTCATGGTGGGAGCCATGCGCTCGCCGAAGACCTTCACCCGTGAGGACATCATCGAGATCAATACTCACGGTGGAATTGCTGTGACCAACGAAATCCTACAATTAGTCATCCGTGAAGGTGCTCGATTAGCTGAGCCTGGTGAGTTTACCAAGCGGGCCTTTCTGAACGGTCGGGTCGATTTAACCCAAGCCGAAGCCGTCATGGACATTATCCGCGCTAAGACCGATAAGGCTATGAACATCGCTGTCAAACAGTTGGACGGATCCCTCTCTTATCTCATCAACAACACGCGCCAAGAGATCCTCAATACCCTGGCCCAGGTCGAAGTCAATATCGACTATCCTGAGTACGATGATGTCGAAGAAGCAACCACTGAGATCATCCGCGAGAAGACCAGTGAATTTGAAGCCCTCTTGACCAACCTTCTCAAGACTGCCCGTCGCGGTAAGATCTTGCGTGAAGGGATCTCTACTGCTATCATCGGTCGTCCAAACGTCGGCAAGTCTAGCCTCCTCAATAACCTCCTGCGTGAAGAAAAAGCCATCGTAACAGATATCGAAGGAACCACCCGTGACGTTATCGAGGAATACGTCAACATCAACGGGGTTCCCCTCAAACTAGTCGATACGGCCGGGATCCGGGAAACCGAAGACATCGTTGAGCAGATTGGTGTCGAACGGTCGAAAAAAGCCCTCAAGGAAGCCGATCTGGTCCTCCTCGTCCTCAATGCTAGCGAGCCCTTGACCGATCAAGACCGCCAACTCCTTGAAATCTCTCAAGACAGTAACCGCATCATTCTCCTCAATAAGGTCGACCTCCCAGAGAAGATAGAAATCGACCAACTGCCGGAAGATCATATCAAGATTTCCGTTCTGAAAAACCAAAACATCGATCAAATTGAAGACCGGATCAACGCCCTCTTCTTCGAAAATGCTGGGCTGGTTGAGCAAGATGCGACGTATCTTTCTAATGCGCGTCACATCTCACTTATCGAGAAAGCTGTTGAAAGCCTGCAAGCGGTCAACGAAGGCTTGGCCCTTGGTATGCCGGTAGACCTGCTTCAAGTCGACCTTACCCGCACCTGGGAAATTCTCGGAGAAATCACAGGGGATGCTGCTCCAGATGAGCTCATTACCCAACTCTTCAGCCAGTTCTGTCTTGGAAAATAA
- a CDS encoding PrsW family glutamic-type intramembrane protease, which produces MKRKSILFLYLLLLAIGLAYETQSLTEGWMSGSQYGIMGLSTLILLVYALPAVWALFHFAKKWKLSWVPVLFSLLGGGFVAGWLSSFANTYFHDMIQAIAPNSDFWNQYESAIAAPLFEEPFKLIPIFFVLYLFSVRRIKSIFLLAIASGLGFQIVEDFAYIRQDLPGGFSYTVSGILGRVTNAPMSHWVYTGLVMLGLFLIVQASRGRKDLRLAGWGYLVAGFGLHFVGNSPFSQIVTELPIAIPVLNATGLFLIYQAYQTVERLEQGK; this is translated from the coding sequence ATGAAACGCAAATCGATTTTGTTTCTCTATTTACTCTTGCTAGCGATTGGCCTAGCCTATGAGACCCAGTCACTGACAGAAGGCTGGATGTCTGGTAGCCAGTACGGGATTATGGGACTTTCTACCCTAATCCTTTTGGTCTATGCACTTCCTGCTGTTTGGGCTCTCTTTCATTTTGCTAAGAAGTGGAAGTTGTCTTGGGTACCGGTTCTCTTTTCTTTATTAGGAGGGGGCTTTGTTGCCGGTTGGTTGTCTAGCTTTGCCAATACCTATTTCCATGACATGATTCAAGCGATCGCTCCAAATAGCGACTTTTGGAACCAGTACGAGAGTGCCATCGCTGCGCCCCTCTTTGAGGAACCCTTTAAGTTGATTCCGATCTTCTTTGTCCTCTATTTATTCAGTGTCCGTCGCATCAAGTCGATCTTCCTCTTGGCGATTGCCTCTGGTCTTGGTTTCCAGATCGTGGAGGACTTTGCCTATATCCGTCAGGATCTGCCGGGAGGGTTCTCTTACACGGTGTCAGGGATTCTCGGCCGTGTGACCAATGCGCCCATGTCTCACTGGGTATACACAGGTCTTGTCATGCTAGGGCTCTTCCTAATTGTCCAAGCAAGCAGAGGACGCAAGGATCTACGTCTAGCAGGCTGGGGATACTTAGTAGCTGGGTTTGGACTCCATTTTGTTGGCAATTCACCCTTCTCACAAATCGTGACCGAGTTGCCGATTGCGATTCCAGTCTTGAATGCTACTGGTCTCTTCCTGATCTACCAAGCGTATCAAACCGTCGAGCGATTAGAACAAGGAAAATAA
- a CDS encoding DUF6287 domain-containing protein — protein MKKALVILLSALVLASCGRPQRMVTPKSSDTKQTSTSEKKQSGMDLKAIKAKDYSSIKGTWIDGRGNELVFDDKGLVSEDAELDASSFKQKDQIAEMTVSAKSGVGGYGLLLLPKGQKAGKDDASDKSKDRIWAGQSPAYGDDDNFYYRKKEQPKDREQVDTDDSSSTYKTSKAKKWNTRSDSEVKSSKKADQNDYPGYTAAQVEAARVWAYVIKSVPTELSINEKSAGTKIYFGGLGVDYPKDVRQLFTPISAEGHVTYASNGDGTVTIYPVPSHWQQSADELNSEEFMTQFTQGILDHAETVTLPDGDPDMIRQILAVLK, from the coding sequence ATGAAAAAAGCTTTGGTAATTTTGCTTTCTGCTTTGGTCTTGGCTTCGTGTGGTCGTCCTCAGAGGATGGTGACGCCTAAGAGTTCGGATACCAAGCAGACCAGCACTTCAGAAAAGAAACAGTCTGGTATGGACTTGAAAGCCATCAAGGCTAAGGACTACTCGAGTATCAAGGGGACTTGGATCGATGGGCGTGGCAATGAGCTGGTCTTTGATGACAAGGGCTTGGTCAGCGAGGATGCTGAGCTTGATGCATCGAGCTTTAAGCAGAAGGATCAGATCGCTGAGATGACGGTCAGTGCCAAGTCGGGTGTTGGAGGCTACGGTCTCTTGCTCCTTCCAAAAGGTCAGAAAGCGGGCAAAGACGATGCTTCGGATAAGTCCAAGGATCGGATCTGGGCTGGTCAGTCACCAGCTTATGGCGATGATGACAATTTCTACTATCGCAAGAAAGAGCAGCCGAAAGATCGGGAGCAAGTAGATACAGATGATAGCAGTAGTACGTATAAGACGAGTAAGGCCAAGAAGTGGAATACTCGATCGGATAGCGAGGTCAAGTCTTCGAAGAAGGCAGATCAGAATGATTATCCAGGCTACACCGCTGCTCAAGTCGAAGCTGCGCGTGTCTGGGCTTATGTGATTAAGTCTGTACCGACAGAATTGAGTATTAATGAAAAGAGTGCTGGTACAAAAATTTACTTTGGTGGGTTAGGAGTTGACTATCCTAAAGATGTTCGTCAGTTGTTTACACCAATTTCCGCAGAAGGTCATGTGACTTATGCATCCAACGGTGATGGGACAGTGACGATCTATCCTGTACCGAGTCACTGGCAACAGTCTGCAGATGAACTCAATAGTGAAGAGTTTATGACGCAATTTACCCAAGGGATCTTGGACCATGCTGAGACGGTGACCTTGCCTGACGGGGATCCAGACATGATTCGCCAGATCCTAGCTGTACTGAAGTAA
- a CDS encoding DUF6572 domain-containing protein, with translation METIYLSQKDMLEICQDGDKYFLRYPTFNITCPEVVREIPKEAADSYMSGEHTGKELMNYAQYGFWKSKKQYTQDESDKLFIEDHPSFILKNPENSRCLFTAEEFRQIVTKAIVSELEPSELDAIGIVDNHLELLLVDPVGWEEEIEAVHLEILQEKINNYIHFLESKQYVERYGDKFDKKIVHITFQYSPSDNGLAFLAAVQKVLQPTDMSLKVELPE, from the coding sequence ATGGAAACTATTTATTTAAGTCAAAAAGACATGTTGGAAATCTGTCAAGACGGTGACAAGTATTTTTTACGTTATCCAACTTTTAATATTACCTGCCCAGAAGTGGTTAGAGAAATCCCCAAAGAAGCTGCAGACAGTTACATGTCGGGAGAACATACTGGTAAAGAGTTGATGAATTATGCACAATATGGTTTTTGGAAATCTAAAAAGCAATATACACAAGATGAATCCGATAAGCTCTTCATCGAAGATCATCCTTCCTTTATTTTGAAAAATCCTGAAAATAGTCGTTGTCTTTTCACAGCAGAGGAATTTAGACAAATTGTCACCAAAGCCATTGTTTCAGAACTGGAACCTAGCGAACTTGACGCTATTGGTATAGTTGATAATCATTTAGAGCTTCTTCTGGTGGATCCAGTTGGCTGGGAGGAAGAGATAGAAGCAGTCCATCTGGAAATTCTGCAGGAAAAAATTAACAATTACATTCACTTCCTCGAAAGCAAGCAATATGTGGAGAGATATGGCGATAAGTTTGATAAGAAAATCGTCCATATCACCTTCCAATATTCTCCATCGGATAACGGCTTAGCCTTCCTCGCAGCGGTTCAGAAGGTATTGCAACCGACGGATATGAGCTTGAAGGTAGAATTGCCGGAGTAA
- the rplS gene encoding 50S ribosomal protein L19, with translation MNPLIQSLTEGQLRTDIPAFRPGDTVRVHAKVVEGSRERIQIFEGVVIARKGQGHTEMYTVRKISNGVGVERTFPVHTPRVEKIEVVRYGKVRRAKLYYLRALQGKAARIKEIRR, from the coding sequence ATGAATCCATTAATCCAAAGCTTGACTGAAGGTCAACTTCGTACTGATATCCCTGCATTCCGTCCTGGTGACACTGTTCGTGTACACGCGAAAGTTGTCGAAGGATCTCGTGAACGTATCCAGATCTTTGAAGGCGTTGTTATCGCTCGTAAAGGTCAAGGACACACTGAAATGTACACTGTTCGTAAAATCTCTAACGGTGTCGGTGTTGAACGTACATTCCCAGTACACACTCCACGTGTAGAAAAGATTGAAGTTGTACGTTACGGTAAAGTACGTCGTGCGAAATTGTACTACCTTCGTGCATTGCAAGGTAAAGCAGCTCGTATTAAAGAAATCCGTCGTTAA